One Megalops cyprinoides isolate fMegCyp1 chromosome 23, fMegCyp1.pri, whole genome shotgun sequence genomic region harbors:
- the LOC118770621 gene encoding RNA-splicing ligase RtcB homolog → MSRSYNDELQFLDKIHKNCWRIRKGFVPNMQVEGVFYVNDPLEKLMFEELRNACRGGGIGGFLPAMKQIGNVAALPGIVHKSIGLPDVHSGYGFAIGNMAAFDMNDPTAVVSPGGVGFDINCGVRLLRTNLDEGDVQPVKEQLAQALFDHIPVGVGSKGVIPMGAKDLEEALEMGVDWSLREGYAWAEDKEHCEEYGRMLQADPNKVSSKAKKRGLPQLGTLGAGNHYAEIQVVDEIYNDYAAKKMGIDHKGQVCVMIHSGSRGLGHQVATDALVAMEKAMKRDKITVNDRQLACARISSQEGQDYLKGMAAAGNYAWVNRSSMTFLTRQAFSKVFTTTPDDLDMHVIYDVSHNIAKVEEHMVDGKQKTLLVHRKGSTRAFPPHHPLIAVDYQLTGQPVLIGGTMGTCSYVLTGTEQGMTETFGTTCHGAGRALSRAKSRRNLDFQDVLDKLADMGIAIRVASPKLVMEEAPESYKNVTDVVNTCHDAGISKKAIKLRPIAVIKG, encoded by the exons ATGAGTCGAAGTTACAATGACGAGTTACAGTTTTTGGATAAAATCCATAAAAATTGCTGGCGAATCCGGAAAGGCTTTGTTCCAAATATGCAG GTTGAAGGGGTCTTCTACGTGAACGACCCGCTGGAGAAATTAATGTTCGAGGAGCTTCGAAATGCCTGTCGAGGTGGAG GCATTGGTGGATTTCTACCTGCCATGAAGCAAATAGGAAATGTTGCTGCTCTCCCTGGAATAGTTCAT AAATCAATTGGTCTTCCTGATGTCCACTCGGGATATGGTTTTGCCATCGGAAACATGGCTGCTTTTGACATGAATGACCCAACTGCAGTTGTCTCTCCAG gggGTGTGGGTTTTGACATAAACTGTGGTGTTCGGCTGCTGCGGACCAACCTGGATGAGGGAGATGTACAGCCGGTGAAGGAGCAGCTGGCCCAGGCTCTGTTTGACCACATCCCCGTAGGGGTGGGCTCCAAAGGGGTCATCCCTATGGGCGCTAA GGACCTGGAGGAGGCTTTGGAAATGGGCGTAGACTGGTCTCTGAGGGAGGGCTATGCCTGGGCGGAGGACAAGGAGCACTGTGAGGAGTATGGCAGGATGCTGCAGGCCGACCCTAACAAGGTCTCCTCTAAGGCCAAGAAGAGAGGCCTGCCCCAG CTGGGTACACTAGGTGCTGGGAACCACTATGCTGAGATCCAGGTGGTGGATGAGATCTACAACGACTACGCTGCCAAGAAGATGGGCATCGACCACaaggggcaggtgtgtgtgatgatCCACAGTGGGAGCCGAGGCCTGGGGCACCAGGTGGCCACAG ACGCtttggttgccatggagaaggCTATGAAGAGGGACAAGATCACGGTGAATGACCGGCAGCTGGCCTGCGCTCGCATCAGTTCCCAGGAGGGGCAGGATTACCTGAAGGGCATGGCAGCCGCTGGCAACTATGCCTGGGTCAACCGCTCCTCCATGACCTTCCTGACCAGGCAG GCATTCTCCAAAGTGTTCACCACCACTCCAGATGACCTGGACATGCACGTGATCTACGACGTGTCCCACAACATCGCCAAGGTGGAGGAGCACATGGTGGACGGTAAGCAGAAGACCCTGCTGGTGCACCGCAAGGGCTCCACCCGCGCATTCCCCCCGCACCACCCGCTCATCGCCGTCGACTACCAG CTGACCGGGCAGCCTGTCCTGATCGGGGGCACGATGGGCACCTGTAGCTATGTCCTGACGGGAACGGAGCAGGGCATGACCGAGACTTTCGGCACAACCTGCCATGGAGCG GGCCGTGCTCTGTCTCGTGCCAAATCCCGCAGGAACCTGGACTTCCAGGATGTGCTGGACAAGCTGGCGGACATGGGTATCGCCATCAGAGTTGCCTCCCCAAAACTTGTCATGGAAGAG